AGCATACTACGCAAAAGCGGACAACAACACGCCCAAAATGGACGACGATATGTTTGACGTCTTCGAGGGCGGCCCGTCCAAGGACGCTGCTCCCAGGAAGAACAAAAAGCGCCAGGCAAATGGCGATGTCAAATCGCCAATGCCGGTGGAGGACTCCGCCATGTCAGACGCGCCCACAGAGCAGCAAGATGGCACGAGTGaagcgaagaagaagcaaaagCGCGATGCAGAGCCTGAGCCTATAGTCACGGATGATTTCGAGACGGAACAGTCGCGCGAGGTGGCCGCAGCTGCAGGACTACAGGCGCAATCACAAGAAGGCCAGGCAGTGGTGCTTTCGCATCAGGTGCGCCATCAGGTCGCCCTTCCGCCCGACTACGATTATGTCCCCATCAACGAGCACAAGCCTCCGCAGGAGCCGGCCCGCACCTGGCCCTTTACCCTAGATCCTTTCCAGCAGGTCTCTATCGCGTCCATACAGCGTAACGAGAGTGTTTTAGTCTCAGCGCATACCTCAGCTGGAAAGACAGTGGTAGCAGAATACGCCATTGCGCAATGTCTGAAGAACAACCAGCGAGTCATCTACACTAGTCCTATCAAGGCGCTGAGCAACCAAAAGTACCGAGAGTTCATGGCAGAGTTTGGCGATGTCGGTCTCATGACGGGTGATGTCACCATTAACCCGACTGCGACCTGTTTGGTCATGACTACTGAGGTACGTGCAAGTGTAGGCCGTGACGGACATGACTAATTTTTTCTTCTAGATTTTGCGCTCTATGCTGTACAGAGGTTCCGAGATCATGCGCGAGGTAGCCTGGGTCGTATTCGACGAGGTACATTACCTGCGCGACCCAGCGAGAGGTGTCGTGTGGGAGGAGACTATCATCTTGCTCCCTGACAAGGTCCGCTACGTCTTCCTCTCCGCCACCATTCCGAACGCCATGCAGTTTGCAGAATGGATCACCAAAAACCACAGCCAGCCATGCCACGTCGTCTACACCGATTTTCGCCCGACTCCGCTACAACATTACTTCTTCCCCGCCGGCGCAGAAGGCATACACTTGGTAGTGGACGAGAAGGGTGTGTTTCGCGAAGAGAACTTCCAAAAGGCCATGTCATCCATCGCAGACAAGGCCGGCACCGATTCCAAGGACTTCCTAGCCAaacgcaagggcaagggcaaggacAAGAAGACCAACACAGGCGGCAACAAGGACCAGACGGATATCTACAAGATTGTCAAGATGATCATGGTCAAGAGCTACAATCCAGTCATTGTCTTCAGCTTCAGCAAGAGGGAATGCGAGAACTATGCGCTCGCCATGAGCTCGCTCGCATTCAACGACGACTCGGAAAAGGCCATGGTGACAAAGGTCTTCAACAGCGCCATCGAGATGTTGTCAGAGGAGGACCGACAGTTGCCCCAGATCCAGCACATCTTGCCCCTGCTCCGAAGAGGTATCGGTGTTCATCACTCCGGACTGCTGCCCATCCTAAAGGAGACGATTGAGATTTTGTTCCAGGAGGGTCTGATCAAAGTGCTGTTTGCGACCGAGACCTTCTCCATTGGACTCAACATGCCGGCGAAGACTGTTGTATTCACCAGTGTGCGCAAGTTTGATGGAGTAGCTCAACGATGGGTGACACCTTCCGAGTTCATTCAGATGTCTGGTCGTGCTGGACGTCGTGGTCTCGATGATCGTGGTATTGTCATTATGATGATCAACGAGCAGATGGAGCCTGCTGTGGCTAAGGAGATTGTGCGCGGACAACAGGACAACCTGAACTCTGCTTTCCACTTGGGCTACAACATGATTCTCAACCTTATGCGAGTAGAGGGCATTTCTCCCGAGTTCATGTTGGAGAGGTGCTTCTTCCAGTTCCAAAGTACAGCTGGTGTCTCTCATCTGGAAAAACGTGAGTTGGTATCTTCCTACTTTGCACACAACCGCTAATAGTACTGCAGAACTTGAGGAGCTCGAGCACGAAAAGGCAAACACCAACATTGTCGATGAGCCGGCTATCAAGGAGTATTATAACCTGCGACAGCAACTCGACGCCCATACCAAGGACATGCGCGATGTCATCATGCAGCCGACATACTGTTTACAATTTCTGCAGGGTGGCCGCCTAGTCAAGATCAAGTACAAGGACTTCGACTTTGGCTGGGGCGCGGTAGTAGCGTTCACACCTCGCAAGGGAAACAAGGGCGAAATTTTCCCGCCTCACGAGTCCTACATAGTCGATGTTCTGCTACCGGTTGCGAGCGACACCAAGTTTGCGCCAGCAGTGAATGACGGATTGCCCCCTGGCGTCCGGCCACCAACAGCTGGCGACAAGGGCAAGATGGAGGTTGTTCCTGTGGTGCTAAACTGTATCGAATCGATTGGCCATCTCCGTGTATTTTTGCCAAATGAGCTTAAGTCGGCGGAGCAGAGGAACAATGTTCGCAAGGCGCTGGCTGAGGTCAAGAAACGTTTCCCAGACGGAATCGCCATTCTGGATCCCATTGAGAACATGAACATCAAGGACGACAGCTTCAAGAAGCTTCTCAGGGTACGTACCACACTCGCTGAATTGGATTTGCGATTGAAAACTAACACTATGAAGAGGATCGAGGTGCTAGAATCCCGGCTGCTCACAAACCCTCTCCACAACTCGCCGAGGCTACCTGAGCTATACAGCCAATACGCACAGAAGATTGCGATTGGCGAGAAGATCAAGAACGTTCGCAAAGAGATTGCGAATGCGTTATCCGTCATCCAACTGGACGAGCTGAAGAGCAGGAAACGTGTGTTGCGACGACTTGGCTTCATCGACGAGGCCGATGTGGTGCAGCTAAAGGCCAGGGTTGCTTGCGAAATCAGCACAGGTGACGAGCTTGTTCTGAGCGAGCTACTTTTCAACCGTTTCTTCAATGAACTGACACCTGAGCAGTGCGCGGCCTGTCTCAGCTGTTTCATCTTCGAAGAAAAGACGCAGGAGGTGCCGGCGCTCAAAGAAGAGCTCGCCAAGCCTTACCGCGAGATCCAGCAGCAAGCCAGGGTTATCGCGAAAATGTCACAGGAGAGCAAGCTCGCGGTCAACGAGGAAGAGTACCTCAAGACATTCAAGTACGAGCTGATGGAAGTCGTCTACGCATGGTCCAAGGGGGCTACCTTTGCTCAAATCTGGTACGTTTCGCTATGGCTTTTGCCGTGTCAAGTATTAATACTAAGCGCTCGCAGCAAAATGACGGACGTATACGAGGGCAGTCTTATTCGCCTCTTTAGACGACTAGAGGAGCTTCTTCGGCAAATCGCACAAGCGGCCAAAGTCATGGGCAGCGAAGAGCTCGAGCAGAAGTTCACGGCGTCACTCGAGCTTGTGCGCAGGGATCTAGTGGCCGCGCAGTCCCTGTATCTCTAATGTTTGGATCGCAGCTCCTCATCCGCCGCATACATGGGGTCTTTGAGTACCGGAATGGTAAGGGAAAAACACTGTTTGGAGACTTCAAGCCGCCAAGTATACGTGCATACCAGGGCTAATAATCATGTGGCTAGCATTATGTAAAGAATGAGGGCGTATATTGCGGAGTCTATGGCAGTTCAAGGTTCGGCAGGTAAGTGCGGGACAGAAAAGGCGTTCTTCTCGATGCAGCTAGAAGCATAGCGCCACTCGTCCTGCGCCTGCAGGTGTGTCAGGCGCATGCAAGGAGCATTTTGGCGCGGTGCTTCTGAAAAAGAAGTCGCTGAAAGATGTGTCCTGGATAGAAATTTGACTAGATCTGATACCGTGGGCGTGTACCAGCCAGCACGGTTGACGATCCCCCCTGCTCAGCCTTTCAGCCTGTGTGTGTTACCAAATGTCATGATGAATGCCGCTACAAGCGCGGCAAGTGCAGCACCCGACGATGTGATTGTGAGACATGCCGATATGGAAGCACTGACCCTAGAGGTGAAAGGTGCATTTTTTTTGGTCTGGCTGGCATCTGTGACGTGTGACGCGATTGGTCGGCGGAGCGGGTTCCAAGGTTTGGCCCATGCGCCTTTTGTTAGTTAGCACAGAGCATCTCACAACACTCAGCACCCAGCACCCAGCACCCGACGCCCGACCCACCGACACCGCACTCAACCGTTGACACTCCACAACCTCTCTTCCCTTGCAGCTTCGTCCAGGCACCGCTATCTGCCCTCCAGCACAGCACGCCTGCCTCTTGACTGCGTTTTCCGCCCATTCGTCGTCATGAATGTGCAATACCAGGCCTTCACGCCCCCTCACCTTTTGAACAACACTCGCCGCTCCCCTACCCGCAACAGTAGGTCGACTCACTACCACAACCCTCAACCTTGGTGTACTAACCTTTGGACAGTCTCCTCCCTTTCCTCGACCATGTCTGGCCGCAAGCGCAAAGCCGAGGACGATGGAAGcgccggcgatgacgaccGCATGAGTGCATCGCCATCCGCCTCTCCCGCCGTCCTGCCCCGACCAGCGCCGCGTGGCATGAAGCGCATGCGCACCAATATCTCGGGGCGACCACTCCCGCTCCCTCGCCTCCTCGAAACACTCAGTCCTGACGACATGCGAAACT
This sequence is a window from Pyrenophora tritici-repentis strain M4 chromosome 4, whole genome shotgun sequence. Protein-coding genes within it:
- a CDS encoding Superfamily II RNA helicase, giving the protein MDDDMFDVFEGGPSKDAAPRKNKKRQANGDVKSPMPVEDSAMSDAPTEQQDGTSEAKKKQKRDAEPEPIVTDDFETEQSREVAAAAGLQAQSQEGQAVVLSHQVRHQVALPPDYDYVPINEHKPPQEPARTWPFTLDPFQQVSIASIQRNESVLVSAHTSAGKTVVAEYAIAQCLKNNQRVIYTSPIKALSNQKYREFMAEFGDVGLMTGDVTINPTATCLVMTTEILRSMLYRGSEIMREVAWVVFDEVHYLRDPARGVVWEETIILLPDKVRYVFLSATIPNAMQFAEWITKNHSQPCHVVYTDFRPTPLQHYFFPAGAEGIHLVVDEKGVFREENFQKAMSSIADKAGTDSKDFLAKRKGKGKDKKTNTGGNKDQTDIYKIVKMIMVKSYNPVIVFSFSKRECENYALAMSSLAFNDDSEKAMVTKVFNSAIEMLSEEDRQLPQIQHILPLLRRGIGVHHSGLLPILKETIEILFQEGLIKVLFATETFSIGLNMPAKTVVFTSVRKFDGVAQRWVTPSEFIQMSGRAGRRGLDDRGIVIMMINEQMEPAVAKEIVRGQQDNLNSAFHLGYNMILNLMRVEGISPEFMLERCFFQFQSTAGVSHLEKQLEELEHEKANTNIVDEPAIKEYYNLRQQLDAHTKDMRDVIMQPTYCLQFLQGGRLVKIKYKDFDFGWGAVVAFTPRKGNKGEIFPPHESYIVDVLLPVASDTKFAPAVNDGLPPGVRPPTAGDKGKMEVVPVVLNCIESIGHLRVFLPNELKSAEQRNNVRKALAEVKKRFPDGIAILDPIENMNIKDDSFKKLLRRIEVLESRLLTNPLHNSPRLPELYSQYAQKIAIGEKIKNVRKEIANALSVIQLDELKSRKRVLRRLGFIDEADVVQLKARVACEISTGDELVLSELLFNRFFNELTPEQCAACLSCFIFEEKTQEVPALKEELAKPYREIQQQARVIAKMSQESKLAVNEEEYLKTFKYELMEVVYAWSKGATFAQICKMTDVYEGSLIRLFRRLEELLRQIAQAAKVMGSEELEQKFTASLELVRRDLVAAQSLYL